CCCTGCAGGTGCTCGGCATCCCCGCGCTCGACCTCTCCGCCGAGCCCCGCGACAGTGACCGCGGCATGATCTCCCCGGACCTGCGTCGGCTGGTCCGTCGCGTCTACTTCCCGGACCCGTCGACCCGGCTCGAGGCGTACGCCTCACCGCTGCTGGCCTCGGACGTGCGGGGGCTGCCGCCCGCCGTCGTCCTGACCGCCGAGCGCGACGTGCTGCGCGCCGAGGGCGACGCGTACGCGCACCGCCTGCGGGCCTCCGGCGTGCGGGTCGTCCACGACGTGACACCGGGCGTCGACCACTACTTCCTCACCGAGGACCCGGTGCGGGCGCGCACCACGATGGCGATGGTCGCCGGGGAGGTCAGCGGCGCGGGACGACCTCGCGGGTGAGGGTGAGCGTGCTGACCTCGATGTCGAGCGCCGCCTCGAGCGCCGCGACCGGCGCGTCCAGCTCCTCGCGGCGGGGGCGCCGGGTGCGTGCGAACCACACCACCTCGAGCGGGCGGCGCCGGGTGGTGCCGGTCGAGCGCCAGTAGCCCGTGATCCGTCCGTCCACCAGCAGGGGAGGCAGCAGCAGGCCGTTCGCCCCCGACCACAGCCGGTGGAGGTGGTGGGCCTCGCCGAAGCGCACCCGCGCCGACGGCTCGTAGCCGCACATCAGCGCGTCGAACTCCGGGAGCAGGCGGACCCCCTCGACGCCTCGGGGCGACGGGGCGTCGCGCAGGTCGACGTAGGTCCGGCCGTCGGGCCCCTCCTCGCAGACCAGCTCGCCGAGGTCGGCGAGCAGGCCGTCCACGACCCGCAGCCCGAGCCCGGACCACCAGGCCAGGTCCTGGCGCGAGGCCGGGCCGTGGCTGCGCAGGTGGAGCAGGGCGGCGTCGCGCAACGTGGCGGCCACGGCGGGACGCAGGGTGCGGTACGCCGCTGCGCCCTGGCCGGCCCAGTCGCCGTTGACCGGGCGACGCACGAGCCCGCCGTGCCCGAAGGCGAGGTAGCGGCCCGGCTGCGTCGCGGTCACCTCGTCGCGGCCCTCGTGGGCGAGCAGCCAGTCGTGCAGGTGCTGCTGCAGCTCGTCCGGCGTGCGCCAGTCGTCGGCGAACGCCTCGGTGTCGTCCCAGAGGTCCTCGAGACGCGACGTCTCCAGCCGCAGCAGGCGCTGCCAGAGGGTGCGCTGGCCGACGCGCGTGGCGGCGCCGAGGGCGGCGTAATGCGCGGGCGTGGCGGTGTGGACCGTGCCGCGCACGGTGCTGCCGCGCACGATCGTGCCGGCCTCGTAGGCGGCCTCGACCTGGGCCCGGGTGGTCCCGGGGAACCGCGCGGCGAGCGCCAGGAACGGCGAGCGCGCGGTCTGGGACTGCACCGCACCCACCCGTCCCAGGCGCGCGGCGACGTCGCCGACCGGCTCGGGGAACTGCCGGGCCAGTGCGGCTCCCGCCAGGTCGTCCCAGGTGAGCGGCACGTCCTCAGCCGCGCATCGGTCCGCCGGAGCGGCCGTAGGACTCGGCGACCACCTCGGCGACCACCGACAGCGCGATCTCCCCGGGGCCCTTGCCGCCGAGGTCGTGACCGGCCGGGACGTGGAGGGTCGTCGTGTCGACGCCCTCGCGCTCCAGGTCCTCCAGCAGGCCGGCCGCCCGGCGCCGGCTCGCCATCATCGCGACGTAGGCCGCGTCGGAGGCGAGCGCCGCGCGCAGCACCGCCGGTGCGTCCGGGGCGTCGTGGTCGCACAGCACGACGGCGTCTCCCGGACGCGGGTCGACCCCGGGCCCCCCGTCGTCCTCGGCGACGACGACGACCTCCCGCCCGACGGTGGCGGCGATCGCGACGATCGCCCGGGCGATCGGGTTGTCGCTCAGCACGAGGATCCTGTCGTGCTCGACCCCGTCGTCCGACCACGGCTGCTCCCTCATGGGCGTCAGCCTAGGCTCGCGACCGTGCCCGTCACCATCCCCGAGGACCTGCTGGAGCAGCGCGCCCTCGGTGCGGACTGGGGCGCCTGGCTCGACCGGCTGCCCCGCCTCGCCGCCGACCTGCTCGACGAGTGGCACCTTCGGCCGGCGGGGGAGAGCCGCCACGGGTTCTGCTCGCTGGTCGTGCCGGTCGCCGACGCCGACGGGGTGCCGGGCGCGCTCAAGGTCACCTTCGACGGCGACGACGAGTCGCTCCACGAGGGCCTGGCCCTGCAGCGCTGGGGCGGCGACGGCGCCGTACGCCTCCGGCGCGCCGACCCGCGCCGTCGCGCGCTGCTGCTCGACTGGCTGCCCGGGCCCGACCTCTCCGACGCCTGGGACGTGGAGGCGTGCGAGGTCGTCGGCGGGCTCTACGGGCGGCTGCACCTGCCGGCGCTGCCGCAGCTGGCGAGCGTCGGGTCCCACGTCGAGCGGTGGCTGCGCGAGCTCGACGGCCTCGGGCGCGACATCCCGGTCCCGCGCCGCTACGTCGAGCAGGCCCTGTCGCTCGGGCCCGACCTGCTGGCCGACGCCCCCGACCCGGTGATCGTGCACGGCGACCTGCACTACGCCAACGTGATGGCCGACGAGGCGGGCGGGTGGCTCGCGATCGACCCCAAGCCGATGGCCGGCGACCCGCACTACGAACCGGCGCCGATGCTGTGGAACCGGATGGACGAGCTGACCGGACCGCTCGCGGTCGGCTCGCTGCGCGACGGTCTGCGCCGCCGCTTCCACGCCCTCGTCGACGCCGGCGGCCTCGACGAGGAGCGGGCGCGCGACTGGGTGGTGGTCCGGATGGTCGTCAACGCGGGCTGGACCGTGCAGGACGCGCGCGAGGCGGGCCGCTCCCTCGGCGCCGACGAGCAGGACTGGATCACCCGCTGCATCGCGATCACCAAGGCCGTGCAGGACTGACCGACGGGCGGGATCGGTCCCGTCTGTCGGACGAAATGGGCGAGTTTGCTACCGCCCGGTAAACCGAGTGATCTAGGTTACAGCCCAAGTCAGCAGCCACACCCGCAACGAGGCGTCCGCGCGCCTCGCCCCGACGGAATGAGTAGGTCCCAGATGGCGGTCCCGATCGACACCAGCTTCCTCGACACGATGCCGGCCAACGTGGCCGTCCAGTTCTTCGACCGGGTCACCGCGACCCCCGACGCCGAGGCGTTCCGCTTCCCGCGGGGGGAGGCGTGGGAGTCGGTCACCTGGAAGCAGGCCGGTGACCGCGTGGAGGCGCTCGCCGCCGGCCTCATCGCCCTCGGCGTGCAGCCCGAGCAGCGGGTCGGCATCGCGTCCGGCACCCGCTACGAGTGGATCCTCGCCGACCTGGCGATCATGTGCGCCGCAGGCGCCACCACGACGGTCTACCCGAGCACCAACGCCGAGGACACCGTCTACATCCTCGGAGACTCCGAGAGCCACGTCGTCTTCGCCGAGGACGACGAGCAGCTCGCCAAGCTCACCGCGCACCGCGCCGAGCTCCCGCACGTCAGCAAGGTCGTCACCTTCGACGGCAAGGCCGACGGCGACTGGGTGATCACCCTCGACGACCTCGCCGCCCTCGGCGCCCAGAAGCTCGCCGAGCAGCCCGACGTCGTGCGCAGCACGTCCCAGGCGATCCGGCCCGACCAGCTCGCCACCCTCATCTACACCTCGGGCACCACCGGCCGGCCCAAGGGCGTGCGGCTGCGGCACTCGTCGTGGGTCTACGAGGGCGAGGCCATCCGCGCCCAGGGGATCCTCTCCGAGAGCGACCTCGAGTTCCGCTGGCTGCCGATGGCCCACTCGTTCGGCAAGGTGCTGATGTCGACGCAGATGGCCTGCGGCTTCGCCGCCGCGATCGACGGCCGCGTCGACAAGATCGTCGACAACCTCGGCGTCGTGAAGCCGACCTTCATGGGCGCCGCGCCGCGCATCTTCGAGAAGGCCCACGGCCGCATCGTGACCATGCAGGCGGCCGAGGGCGGCGCCAAGGAGAAGATCTTCAAGAAGGCGTTCGAGGTCGGCCTCGAGGTCGAGCGGCGCAAGCGCGAGGGCCGGTCCGTCCCGCTGGCGCTCAAGGCGCAGCACGGCCTGTTCGACAAGCTCGTCTTCACCAAGATCCGCGACCGCTTCGGCGGACGCGTGCGCTTCTTCATCTCCGGCGCCGCGGCGCTCAACCGCGACATCGCGGAGTGGTTCGGCGCGGCCGGCATCACCATCCTCGAGGGCTACGGGCTCACCGAGACCTCGGCCGGGTCGTTCGTCAACCACCCCGACGCCAACAAGTTCGGCACGGTCGGACCGGTCTTCCCGGGCAGCGAGGTCAAGCTCGGCGACAACGACGAGATCATGATCAAGGGCCCGGGCGTCATGGACGGCTACCACAACCTGCCCGAGGAGACGTCGCGCACGCTGACCTCCGACGGCTGGCTGCACACCGGCGACAAGGGCGCCCTCGACGAGGACGGCCACCTGGTCATCACCGGCCGGATCAAGGAGCTGTTCAAGACCTCCGGCGGCAAGTACATCGCCCCGCCGGCGATCGAGTCGAAGTTCAAGGCCGTGTGCCCCTACGCCAGCCAGTTCATGGTCTTCGGCGACGAGCGCAACTACTGCGTCGCGCTCGTCACCCTCGACCCCGACGCGATGGCCGGCTGGGCCGCGGAGAACGGCATGGAGGGCGCGTCCTACACCGACATCGTCCGCTCGGACGCGGTGCAGAAGATGGTGGGTGACTACGTCGACGACCTCAACAGCCACCTCAACCGCTGGGAGACCATCAAGAAGTGGCGCCTCCTCGACCACGACCTCACGGTCGAGTCGGGCGAGCTCACCCCGTCGATGAAGGTCAAGCGCAACGTGGTCGAGGACAACCACAAGGCGCTCATCGAGGAGATGTACGCCTGAGCGACCGGGACTGCTGAGCGGGGGTGCCCGCGTGGTTGGATACCCGCGTGCCCCCCGCTCAACCCGACGGCGACGTCGCCCCCGAGGACGGCCTGCTGCCCGACGAGGCGTGGGCCGAGTTCGGCCGCAAGCCGTTCGGCCTCTACGTCCACGTGCCGTTCTGCAGCGTGCGGTGCGGCTACTGCGACTTCAACACCTACACCGCCCACGAGCTCGGCGACGAGGTGGGCGCCAGCCGCTCGTCGTACGCCGAGGCGGCGATCCGCGAGATCCGCTTCGCCCGGCAGGTGCTCGGCCACCGCGACGTCCCGATCGAGACGATCTTCTTCGGCGGCGGCACTCCCACCCTGCTGAAGCCGGCCGACCTCGGCGCCATCGTGGCCAGCGCGGCAGCGGAGTTCGGCCTGGTCGACGACGTCGAGATCACCACCGAGGCCAACCCCGACAGCGTCGCCGCGTGGGACCTCGAGGAGCTACGCACCGCCGGCTTCAACCGGATCAGCTTCGGCATGCAGTCGGCCGTCGACCACGTGCTGCGCACGCTCGACCGCACCCACGACCCGATGCGGGTGCCCGCGGCAGTGGAGTGGGCCCGCCGGGCCGGGTTCGAGGACGTCAGCCTCGACCTGATCTACGGCACCCCGGGTGAATCGCTGGCCGACTGGGAGACCTCGGTCGACACCGCGCTGGACTGCGAGCCCGACCACGTCTCGGCGTACTCGCTCATCGTCGAGGACGGCACCGCGATGGGTCGCCAGGTCGCCCGCGGCGAGCTGCCGATGCCCGACGAGGACGACCTCGCCGACAAGTACCAGCTCGCCGACGAGCGCTTCGCCGCCGCCGGGATGAGCTGGTACGAGGTGTCGAACTGGGCCACGTCGCCCGACCACTGGTGCCGGCACAACCTGCTCTACTGGACCGGCGGCCACTGGTGGGGCGTCGGGCCCGGGGCGCACTCGCACGTCGGTGGGACCCGGTGGTGGAACGTCAAGCACCCCGCGGCCTACGCCGAGCGGCTCGCCCGCGGCGTCTCGCCCGCGCTGGCCCGGGAGGTGCTGGGCTACCGCGACCAGCGCGTCGAGCGGGTGCTGCTGGAGATCCGGCTCGTCGAGGGCCTTCCGGTCTCGGCGCTCGAGGCCACCGGGCGCGCGCAGGTGGCCCGGCTCGTCGCCGACGGGCTGGTCGAGCTCGCGGCCGAGCGGCTGGTCCTCACCGCGCGCGGCCGGCTGCTGGCCGACGCGGTCGTGCGCGACCTCGTTGACTGAGTCATTTGGCTCGCTCCGCTCGCGGTGTCCCCGGCGCCTGAGCCCGCCGTGCTGATTGGCTCGCTCCGCTCGCATGTCGCGGCGCTCGTAACCCGCTCGTTCGTCGTCGCGCCCGCACCCCTCCTCCGCTTCGCTCCTCCGGGCTTTGCCGCTCCTCCTGCACGTCACGGGCGCGCCGCGACGAGCCCCCGACGCCCCAGCCGCACACCGGGCCGGCTGGCTCCGGGAGCTGCCCGTCCCCTGGCGCGCCCGGGAGTGCAGGAGGAGGGCTGCGAGCGGAGGAGCGCAGCGGGGGAGGTCGCAGACCGACGACGAACGAGCGGGCTCAGGCGCCGGGGACACCGCGAGCGGAGCGAGCCAATTACGCCGTCGTGAAGTCGATGAGCTCCTCGACCCGGCCGAGCAGGGCGGGCTCGAGGTCGGCGTAGGAGGTCACCCGGCCCAGCACGTGCTTCCAGGCGCGGGCGATGTCGGCCTGGTCGCGGTGCGGCCAGCCGAGCTGCTGGCAGGTGCCCTTCTTCCAGTCGATGCCCTTGGGGACGTGCGGCCAGCGGGGGATGCCGAGACGGTCGGGCTTGACGGCCTGCCAGATGTCGATGAACGGATGCCCGACGACGAGCACGTGCTTGCCGATGGGGGAGCGCGCGATGCCCTGGGCGATCCGTGCCTCCTTCGAGCCGGCGACCAGGTGGTCGACCAGGACACCCACCCGGCGCTCCGGTCCGGGCCGGAAGTCGCGCAGGTGGTCGGCGAGGTCGTCGACGCCGCCGAGGTACTCCACGACGACGCCCTCGATGCGCAGGTCGTCGCCCCAGACCTTCTCGACGAGCTCGGCGTCGTGGCGGCCCTCGACGAAGATCCGGCTCTGCCGGGCGACGCGGGCCTTCGCGCCGGCGACCGCGATCGAGCCCGAGGCCGTGCGGGTCGGGGCGGCCGGTGCGCCCGCGCGTACCGGGCGGGTGAGGATGACCGGCTTGCCCTCGAGCAGGAAGCCGGGGCCGAGGGGGAACGTCCGACGCTTGCCGCGCCGGTCCTCCAGCGTCAGCGTGTCGATGTCGCGGTCGACGGCGACGACCTCGCCGCACCAGTCGGTCGTGACCTCCTCGACCACCATGCCGAGCTCGGTCGGCACCTCGACCGCGCGGCCCTTGGCGGGGCGGCGCCAGTCGGTGGAGAGTACGTCGGTTCCGTATCGATCGGCAGGCACTGGTCTACGTTAGGCACTCGGAACTCGGACATGGGGGTGGCACGCCGTGCAGACACGCGCGACAGCAGACGGATCGACCGGCACGACCGGCGGCGTGACGAGGAGCGACAGGGCGGCGGCGTCGCCGGGCAGCCGGACGCGTCTGCAACGCGCGGTCGCGCGGCTCAAGGGTGACTACGAGGAGGACGGCACCAACCGTCCGGTGCGGCTCCCGCTGTGGATCGACCTGAGCGCCGCGCTGCTGATCATCCTCTTCGTCGTGGCCTGCTGGGTCGTCTTCTTCGGCTGGCTGGCCAGGACCCAGGGATAGGCGACGTACGCCCACCGCCCACCGTGGCGGCACACGACGTCCCGCCGCCGACCGTGGCGGCACACGACGTCCCGCCGCCGCCCACCGTGGCGGCACACGACGTCCCGCCGCCGACCGTGGCGGCACACGACGTCCCGCCGCCGACCGTGGCGGCACACGACGTCCCGCCGCCGACCGTGGCGGCACACGACGTCGGGATCGGCGCACGGGATGTCGTCTGCCGCCACCCTGCGGCGGCGGATGTCGTCTGCCGCCACCCTGCGGCGGCGGATGTCGTCTGCCGCCACCCTCGGACGTGAGTCTCCGGGCGACTCACCGAGCAGACGGCGTACGAGCGGGGCTCAGCCGCCGCTGATCCCCGCGCCCTGGGCACCGTCGCCGTCGTTCGCGTCGGCGGCGGATTCGGAGTCCTCGCCGTCGTCCGACGACTCGACCGGCGGGTTGCCCAGGTCTTCCTGGGTGGCGTCCATCTCGAGCTCGTCGCGGCTCTTGGTCTCCTCCGCGTCCGGGTCGAGCGGCTCGGCGAGCGGGTTGTCCTCGCCCGGCTGCAGGTCGTCGGGGAGCTGGTCGTCGGAGATCCCGCCGAGCGTCGCGTCGTCGGGCGACGCGGTGCCGCCGGAGTGGTCGTCGTCGGCCGGGCTCGTGCCGCTCGAGGCCTCGGGCTGCTCGGTCGACAGGGCCGGGTCGGGGGCGTTGTCATCGCTCATCGTCCCGGTCTACCCGGGGCGCCGGACGGTGGGCCAGCCCCCTGCGGGTGGGGCTCAGACGAGCGGCAGCCGCTTCTGGCTGCGGGGCAGGTGCTCGTAGCCCAGCCGGACCGCGCTCTGCAGGCGCTCGGGCTCCCAGGGCCACTCGCCGACCTCGAGCGCCTGGTCGACGGGCACGCCGCGCGAGGCGAGGTCGCGGATGGTCTCGGCGATCACGCCGAGCTCGGCGCGCTGGTCCTGGACGAACGCCTTGTCGACGACCTGGCCGTGGCCGGGGACGACGACGGTGCGGTCGCTCATCAGGCCCAGCACGAGGTCGAGGGTGAGCGGCCACTCCATGGGCCACGAGTCGTCGCCGATGAAGGGCGGGTCGGACTCCTCGATCAGGTCGCCCCCGAGGACCACGTCGGCGTCCGGCACCCGGACGACGAGGTCGCCGGCGGTGTGGCCGCGGCCCGGGTGGATCAGCTCGACCGCGCGGTCGCCGAGGTCGAGCTGGACAGCGGAGGAGAAGGTCCGGTCCGGCAGGCGGACCGTCGTGGCGAGGACCTCCTCGCGCCGCGGGTGGTCGGTGGCCTGCTCGTACATGTCGAACGTGTGGCCGGCGGACACCTCGATGTGGTCGCGCGCCCACTCCGTGGCGTGGATCGGCATCTCGCCGAACTGCTCGACCATCGTGGCGTTGCCGAAGTGGTGGTCCCAGTGCTCGTGGGTGTTGACCAGCGCGGTGAGGGGGCCGGCGCCGAGGCGGCGCACGTCGTCCGCGACGACCCGTGCCTGCGCCGCCGACCCGTGCGTGTCGACCATGACCAGGCCGTCCGAGCCGCCGACGAGGGTGATGTTGACGTGCATCCAGTCGTAGTGCGCCACCCACACGCGGGGTGCGACCTCCTGGAACCGTGGGGTGTCGTCGGTCATGTTCGCGACCCTACGGTGTGCGAGTAGAGTTGGCACTCCCGTCAGACGAGTGCCAGCGAGGAGGGCCGCCGTGGTCGACGACCGCAAGCTCGACGTGCTGCGCGCCATCGTGGAGGACTACGTCGCGACGGAGGAGCCGGTCGGTTCCAAGGCCCTCGTCGAGCGGCACGGGCTCGGCGTGTCGCCCGCGACCGTCCGCAACGACATGGCGGTGCTGGAGGAGGAGGGCTACATCCACCAGCCCCACACCAGCGCCGGGCGCGTGCCCACCGACAAGGGCTACCGCCTCTTCGTCGACCGTCTGGCCACGCTCAAGCCGATGAGCGCCGCGGAGCGCCGGGCGATCTCCACCCTGCTCGACGGCGCGGTCGACCTCGACGACGTGGTGCAGCGCTCGGTGCGGCTGCTGAGCCAGCTGACCCGGCAGGTCGCCATCGTGCAGTACCCGACGCTGTCGCGCTCCACGGTGCGCCACGTCGAGCTGGTCGCGCTCACCCCGACCCGCCTGATGCTGATCCTGATCCTCAGCACCGGACGGGTCGAGCAGCGCCTCGTCGAGCTCGACGCGCCGGTGGCCGACGCCGACCTCGGCGAGCTGCGGGCCGCGATCAACCAGGCCAGCGCCGGCGTGCAGATCGCGGCCGCCGCCGCGGCGGTCACCGACCTGCCGGAGGCGGTGCGCCCGGAGCAGGTCGACGTGACCCGCGCCGTGGTGCAGGTGCTCGCCGAGGCGATGTCCGACCACCGCAGCGACGAGCGCGTCGCGGTGAGCGGCGCCGCCAACCTCGCGCGCTACGGCGACTTCGACACCGCCGTGCGCCCGCTGCTCGAGGCGCTGGAGGAGCACGTCGTGCTGCTCAAGCTGCTGGGGGAGTCGGGCGTCGACGCGCTCACCGTGCGGATCGGCCACGAAGGCCCCTACTCCGAGCTCGCCGCGACCAGCGTCGTGGCCACCGGCTACGGACCGCAGGAGCTCCACCTCGGCTCCCTCGGCGTGGTCGGACCCACCCGGATGGACTACCCCGGATCCATGGCGGCCGTGCGCGCGGTGGCGCGCTACGTCTCGCGGATCCTCGATGAAGGAAACCAGTGACCCAGGACCCCTACGAGATCCTCGGCGTCTCGCGTGACGCCAGCGCCGACGAGATCAAGAAGGCCTACCGCCGGTTGGCCCGACAGCTCCACCCCGACGTC
Above is a genomic segment from Nocardioides okcheonensis containing:
- a CDS encoding DNA glycosylase AlkZ-like family protein codes for the protein MPLTWDDLAGAALARQFPEPVGDVAARLGRVGAVQSQTARSPFLALAARFPGTTRAQVEAAYEAGTIVRGSTVRGTVHTATPAHYAALGAATRVGQRTLWQRLLRLETSRLEDLWDDTEAFADDWRTPDELQQHLHDWLLAHEGRDEVTATQPGRYLAFGHGGLVRRPVNGDWAGQGAAAYRTLRPAVAATLRDAALLHLRSHGPASRQDLAWWSGLGLRVVDGLLADLGELVCEEGPDGRTYVDLRDAPSPRGVEGVRLLPEFDALMCGYEPSARVRFGEAHHLHRLWSGANGLLLPPLLVDGRITGYWRSTGTTRRRPLEVVWFARTRRPRREELDAPVAALEAALDIEVSTLTLTREVVPRR
- a CDS encoding XdhC family protein — encoded protein: MREQPWSDDGVEHDRILVLSDNPIARAIVAIAATVGREVVVVAEDDGGPGVDPRPGDAVVLCDHDAPDAPAVLRAALASDAAYVAMMASRRRAAGLLEDLEREGVDTTTLHVPAGHDLGGKGPGEIALSVVAEVVAESYGRSGGPMRG
- a CDS encoding aminoglycoside phosphotransferase family protein — its product is MPVTIPEDLLEQRALGADWGAWLDRLPRLAADLLDEWHLRPAGESRHGFCSLVVPVADADGVPGALKVTFDGDDESLHEGLALQRWGGDGAVRLRRADPRRRALLLDWLPGPDLSDAWDVEACEVVGGLYGRLHLPALPQLASVGSHVERWLRELDGLGRDIPVPRRYVEQALSLGPDLLADAPDPVIVHGDLHYANVMADEAGGWLAIDPKPMAGDPHYEPAPMLWNRMDELTGPLAVGSLRDGLRRRFHALVDAGGLDEERARDWVVVRMVVNAGWTVQDAREAGRSLGADEQDWITRCIAITKAVQD
- a CDS encoding AMP-dependent synthetase/ligase, coding for MAVPIDTSFLDTMPANVAVQFFDRVTATPDAEAFRFPRGEAWESVTWKQAGDRVEALAAGLIALGVQPEQRVGIASGTRYEWILADLAIMCAAGATTTVYPSTNAEDTVYILGDSESHVVFAEDDEQLAKLTAHRAELPHVSKVVTFDGKADGDWVITLDDLAALGAQKLAEQPDVVRSTSQAIRPDQLATLIYTSGTTGRPKGVRLRHSSWVYEGEAIRAQGILSESDLEFRWLPMAHSFGKVLMSTQMACGFAAAIDGRVDKIVDNLGVVKPTFMGAAPRIFEKAHGRIVTMQAAEGGAKEKIFKKAFEVGLEVERRKREGRSVPLALKAQHGLFDKLVFTKIRDRFGGRVRFFISGAAALNRDIAEWFGAAGITILEGYGLTETSAGSFVNHPDANKFGTVGPVFPGSEVKLGDNDEIMIKGPGVMDGYHNLPEETSRTLTSDGWLHTGDKGALDEDGHLVITGRIKELFKTSGGKYIAPPAIESKFKAVCPYASQFMVFGDERNYCVALVTLDPDAMAGWAAENGMEGASYTDIVRSDAVQKMVGDYVDDLNSHLNRWETIKKWRLLDHDLTVESGELTPSMKVKRNVVEDNHKALIEEMYA
- the hemW gene encoding radical SAM family heme chaperone HemW; the protein is MPPAQPDGDVAPEDGLLPDEAWAEFGRKPFGLYVHVPFCSVRCGYCDFNTYTAHELGDEVGASRSSYAEAAIREIRFARQVLGHRDVPIETIFFGGGTPTLLKPADLGAIVASAAAEFGLVDDVEITTEANPDSVAAWDLEELRTAGFNRISFGMQSAVDHVLRTLDRTHDPMRVPAAVEWARRAGFEDVSLDLIYGTPGESLADWETSVDTALDCEPDHVSAYSLIVEDGTAMGRQVARGELPMPDEDDLADKYQLADERFAAAGMSWYEVSNWATSPDHWCRHNLLYWTGGHWWGVGPGAHSHVGGTRWWNVKHPAAYAERLARGVSPALAREVLGYRDQRVERVLLEIRLVEGLPVSALEATGRAQVARLVADGLVELAAERLVLTARGRLLADAVVRDLVD
- a CDS encoding DUF3097 domain-containing protein; translated protein: MPADRYGTDVLSTDWRRPAKGRAVEVPTELGMVVEEVTTDWCGEVVAVDRDIDTLTLEDRRGKRRTFPLGPGFLLEGKPVILTRPVRAGAPAAPTRTASGSIAVAGAKARVARQSRIFVEGRHDAELVEKVWGDDLRIEGVVVEYLGGVDDLADHLRDFRPGPERRVGVLVDHLVAGSKEARIAQGIARSPIGKHVLVVGHPFIDIWQAVKPDRLGIPRWPHVPKGIDWKKGTCQQLGWPHRDQADIARAWKHVLGRVTSYADLEPALLGRVEELIDFTTA
- a CDS encoding MBL fold metallo-hydrolase, which gives rise to MTDDTPRFQEVAPRVWVAHYDWMHVNITLVGGSDGLVMVDTHGSAAQARVVADDVRRLGAGPLTALVNTHEHWDHHFGNATMVEQFGEMPIHATEWARDHIEVSAGHTFDMYEQATDHPRREEVLATTVRLPDRTFSSAVQLDLGDRAVELIHPGRGHTAGDLVVRVPDADVVLGGDLIEESDPPFIGDDSWPMEWPLTLDLVLGLMSDRTVVVPGHGQVVDKAFVQDQRAELGVIAETIRDLASRGVPVDQALEVGEWPWEPERLQSAVRLGYEHLPRSQKRLPLV
- the hrcA gene encoding heat-inducible transcriptional repressor HrcA, with the translated sequence MVDDRKLDVLRAIVEDYVATEEPVGSKALVERHGLGVSPATVRNDMAVLEEEGYIHQPHTSAGRVPTDKGYRLFVDRLATLKPMSAAERRAISTLLDGAVDLDDVVQRSVRLLSQLTRQVAIVQYPTLSRSTVRHVELVALTPTRLMLILILSTGRVEQRLVELDAPVADADLGELRAAINQASAGVQIAAAAAAVTDLPEAVRPEQVDVTRAVVQVLAEAMSDHRSDERVAVSGAANLARYGDFDTAVRPLLEALEEHVVLLKLLGESGVDALTVRIGHEGPYSELAATSVVATGYGPQELHLGSLGVVGPTRMDYPGSMAAVRAVARYVSRILDEGNQ